From the genome of Candidatus Promineifilum breve, one region includes:
- a CDS encoding putative baseplate assembly protein: protein MPLEMPNLDDRTAEQIYLAARERIPLYVPEWTDYNESDPGIALLQLFAWLTESMLYQMNRVPERMYLKFLHLLNMELRPAEPATVHLTMTPAAGATAITSLPQRARVALPSAEGDEVIFETLTGLDVIPLPLAHVLVFDGVAFETWTPANTEGQSKWRPFGWTAQTGAALYLGFTPPTGPARPPRLFPQTMRWRVFRPPTKEATPPERAEGDLPPAVAPPVTLVWEYRPPGSARWQTLTTFSDETAAFTQEGYIEVEGPAEAAAFDVHDVADPHVWLRCRLVAGGYPVGRVPEIAFLRPNAVAAENLATVRDEILGDSDGEPDQSFTLRRRPVRRETLTLRVRLPDDSDPGDEWTRVDDFLASGRESRHYTLNPTAGVIRFGDGERGRIPPAGREIVATHYRYGGGRAGNVAAGDGALLASAAGIEAVRNERGAVGGRDEEPLEELKERAPAKLRSRNRAVSAEDYTELARQAGGVARAQAFGLMHPGHPDVAVPGAVTVIIVPDHDDNPPRPSPDLKRRVAQFLHPYRLLTTELYVDEPGYRPVSIAATIRADAYAAPGTVERAVDEALKKFLDPKKWVFGGDLYPTAFYNVILDVANVRAVDRLTVTVDGQSRDSLTDAVSLRRHELVYSAGHAIRVLPYEDR, encoded by the coding sequence ATGCCACTAGAAATGCCGAACCTGGACGACCGCACCGCCGAACAGATCTATCTGGCGGCGCGGGAACGCATTCCCCTCTACGTGCCGGAATGGACGGACTACAACGAGAGCGATCCCGGCATCGCCCTGCTGCAACTGTTTGCCTGGCTCACCGAGTCGATGCTCTATCAGATGAACCGCGTGCCGGAGCGGATGTACCTGAAGTTCCTGCACCTGTTGAACATGGAGCTGCGCCCGGCCGAGCCGGCCACCGTCCATCTGACCATGACCCCCGCCGCCGGGGCCACGGCGATCACCAGCCTGCCGCAGCGCGCGCGGGTGGCCCTGCCCTCGGCCGAGGGGGATGAGGTCATCTTCGAGACGCTCACCGGCCTGGACGTGATCCCCCTGCCGCTGGCCCACGTTCTGGTCTTCGACGGCGTGGCCTTCGAGACGTGGACGCCGGCCAACACCGAGGGCCAATCAAAATGGCGGCCGTTCGGCTGGACGGCGCAGACGGGCGCGGCCCTCTATCTGGGCTTCACCCCGCCCACCGGCCCGGCCCGCCCGCCGCGCCTCTTCCCGCAGACGATGCGCTGGCGCGTCTTCCGCCCGCCGACGAAGGAGGCCACGCCGCCGGAACGAGCTGAGGGGGATTTACCCCCCGCCGTCGCCCCGCCGGTGACGCTGGTCTGGGAATACCGGCCGCCGGGCAGCGCCCGCTGGCAGACCCTGACCACCTTCAGCGACGAGACGGCCGCCTTCACTCAGGAAGGCTACATCGAGGTCGAAGGCCCGGCCGAGGCCGCCGCCTTCGACGTCCATGACGTGGCCGACCCCCACGTCTGGCTGCGCTGCCGGCTGGTGGCCGGGGGCTATCCCGTCGGGCGCGTGCCGGAGATCGCCTTCCTGCGCCCCAACGCCGTGGCCGCCGAGAATCTGGCGACGGTGCGCGACGAAATCCTGGGCGACAGCGACGGCGAGCCGGACCAGAGCTTCACGCTGCGCCGCCGTCCCGTGCGGCGCGAGACGCTGACCCTGCGCGTGCGCCTGCCCGACGACAGCGACCCGGGCGACGAATGGACGCGGGTGGATGATTTTCTGGCCTCGGGCCGCGAATCGCGCCACTACACGCTGAACCCGACGGCCGGAGTCATCCGCTTCGGCGACGGCGAGCGCGGCCGCATTCCCCCCGCCGGGCGCGAGATCGTCGCCACGCACTACCGCTATGGCGGCGGCCGGGCGGGCAACGTGGCCGCCGGCGATGGGGCGCTGCTGGCGTCGGCGGCGGGCATCGAGGCGGTGCGCAACGAGCGCGGGGCCGTGGGCGGCCGGGATGAGGAGCCGCTGGAAGAGCTGAAGGAGCGCGCCCCGGCCAAACTGCGCAGCCGCAACCGGGCCGTGTCGGCCGAGGATTACACCGAACTGGCCCGGCAGGCCGGCGGCGTGGCCCGCGCCCAGGCGTTCGGCCTGATGCACCCCGGCCATCCCGATGTGGCCGTGCCCGGCGCGGTGACGGTCATCATCGTGCCCGACCACGACGACAACCCGCCTCGGCCGTCGCCCGACCTGAAGCGGCGCGTGGCCCAATTCCTGCATCCCTACCGGCTGCTGACGACCGAGTTGTACGTCGATGAGCCGGGCTACCGGCCGGTGAGCATCGCCGCCACCATCCGCGCCGACGCCTACGCCGCGCCTGGCACGGTGGAGCGGGCGGTGGACGAGGCCCTGAAGAAGTTCCTCGATCCCAAAAAATGGGTCTTTGGCGGCGACCTGTATCCGACCGCGTTCTATAACGTCATCCTCGACGTCGCCAACGTGCGCGCCGTGGATCGGCTGACGGTCACCGTCGATGGGCAGTCGCGCGACAGCCTGACCGACGCGGTGAGTCTGCGCCGCCACGAACTGGTCTACAGCGCCGGCCACGCCATCCGCGTGTTGCCCTATGAGGATCGGTGA
- a CDS encoding GPW/gp25 family protein — protein sequence MKKDIIGRGWAFPPGNDGRLRLIGGEEKIEQSIRLILTTRPGERPLRPEFGCAIHDLVFQGNTAALHAQLRQTIRAALLRWEPRIDPLDVAIDRPEQNVLDIHISYRLRDTNAVFNLVYPLFINEGALS from the coding sequence ATGAAAAAAGACATCATCGGCCGCGGCTGGGCCTTTCCGCCGGGCAACGACGGGCGGCTGCGCCTCATCGGCGGCGAAGAGAAGATCGAGCAGAGCATCCGCCTCATCCTGACCACCAGGCCGGGTGAGCGCCCGCTGCGGCCGGAGTTCGGCTGCGCCATTCACGATCTCGTCTTCCAGGGCAACACCGCCGCGCTCCACGCCCAACTGCGCCAGACCATCCGCGCCGCGCTGCTGCGCTGGGAGCCGCGCATTGACCCGCTGGATGTCGCCATCGACCGCCCCGAGCAAAATGTGCTCGACATCCACATCTCCTACCGGCTCCGCGACACCAACGCGGTATTCAACCTGGTCTATCCGCTCTTCATCAATGAGGGCGCGCTCAGCTAA
- a CDS encoding PAAR domain-containing protein encodes MGQPAAKQGDRIVAIDIHQILPPATSPPVPVPHPFSGLIDGALSPSVKIMGLAAATVGSTATNTPPHIPIGGTFVIPPTNTATIVSGSSTVFINGKAAARLGDSADTCNDVGVTRGGQIIAAGTVLIGG; translated from the coding sequence ATGGGCCAACCAGCAGCCAAGCAGGGCGATCGCATTGTGGCGATCGACATCCATCAGATTCTGCCGCCGGCCACGTCGCCGCCGGTGCCCGTGCCCCACCCGTTCAGCGGCCTCATCGACGGCGCGTTGAGTCCGTCGGTCAAGATCATGGGGCTGGCCGCGGCCACGGTGGGCAGCACGGCCACCAACACGCCGCCCCACATTCCCATCGGCGGCACGTTCGTCATCCCGCCGACCAACACGGCCACCATCGTGTCGGGCAGCAGCACGGTGTTCATCAACGGCAAGGCGGCGGCCCGCCTGGGCGACAGCGCCGACACCTGCAACGACGTGGGCGTGACGCGCGGCGGCCAGATCATCGCCGCCGGCACGGTGCTGATCGGCGGTTGA
- a CDS encoding phage baseplate assembly protein V, with the protein MSGQALSGVLIGIVHDLRDPEGQGRVKVRFPKTGRTSDWLRLAAPMAGKERGLFLRPEKDDEVIVIFEDGRLEGDGFVLGSLWSGADKPPPDDGDAEKNNWRFWRSRSGHVVKLDDTSGKELIEIVHKDGQRRILIDDQKIEVHCQTGNVIVKADQGNVSISAPAGNMELDANQISVKAKAKLILSGATVDIN; encoded by the coding sequence ATGAGCGGCCAGGCCCTGAGCGGCGTCCTCATCGGCATCGTCCATGACCTGCGAGACCCGGAAGGGCAGGGGCGGGTGAAGGTGCGCTTTCCGAAGACGGGCCGCACCAGCGACTGGCTGCGGCTGGCCGCGCCGATGGCCGGCAAGGAGCGCGGCCTGTTCCTGCGGCCTGAGAAGGACGACGAGGTGATCGTCATCTTCGAGGACGGGCGGCTGGAAGGGGACGGCTTCGTGCTCGGCTCGCTCTGGAGCGGGGCCGACAAGCCGCCGCCCGACGACGGCGACGCCGAGAAGAACAACTGGCGCTTCTGGCGCTCGCGCAGCGGCCACGTGGTGAAGCTCGACGACACGTCGGGCAAGGAACTGATCGAGATCGTCCACAAGGACGGCCAGCGGCGCATCCTGATCGACGACCAGAAGATCGAGGTGCATTGCCAGACGGGCAACGTCATCGTCAAGGCCGACCAGGGCAACGTCTCCATCAGCGCCCCGGCCGGCAACATGGAACTGGACGCCAACCAGATTTCGGTGAAGGCCAAGGCCAAACTGATCCTGTCCGGGGCCACGGTGGACATCAATTAG
- a CDS encoding phage late control D family protein, translated as MTAAARIDDNGEDFYVPDFEVILGPRKMPQDVVLDVTQVSFKNSLTEMDSFELTLTNLWDHATGLFKYSDASLFDPGQTVTLSMGYLGRTGLIPMITGEITGLRPTFPESGQSTLTVSGQHSLHRLTRRKQESDTYEKMTDSQIAKRIAKRLSMKLMINETASGQEVENAYVLQNNQYDIVFLMERARRLGYEVYVVESKESGNKENELHFKPSDSVQRKSYRLTYGETLISFTPTLTTANQVEKVTVQGWDRQRKQPITGQATRQELQTNGVGQKGRQNAINNAVQGYEEVITDKPVRNNAEAKQLARQTLENIAKDLVRGSGSTIGLPLLRAGTVVELGGMGVRFSGRYFVTGTTHTIGDGGYTTQFECRREEKQ; from the coding sequence ATGACCGCCGCCGCGCGCATCGACGACAACGGCGAGGACTTCTACGTCCCCGACTTCGAGGTCATCCTCGGCCCGCGCAAGATGCCTCAGGACGTGGTGCTCGACGTGACCCAGGTGTCCTTCAAGAACAGCCTGACCGAGATGGACAGCTTCGAGCTTACCCTCACCAATTTGTGGGATCACGCCACCGGCCTGTTCAAATATAGCGATGCGTCGCTGTTCGATCCGGGCCAGACCGTCACGCTCAGCATGGGCTATCTGGGGCGCACCGGCCTGATCCCGATGATCACCGGCGAGATCACCGGCCTGCGCCCCACCTTCCCGGAGTCGGGCCAATCGACGCTGACCGTCAGCGGCCAGCACAGCCTGCACCGGCTGACGCGCCGCAAGCAGGAGTCGGACACCTACGAAAAAATGACCGACAGCCAGATCGCCAAGCGGATCGCCAAGCGGCTCAGTATGAAGCTGATGATCAACGAGACGGCCAGCGGCCAGGAAGTGGAGAACGCCTACGTGCTGCAAAACAACCAGTACGACATCGTCTTCCTGATGGAGCGCGCCCGCCGCCTCGGCTACGAGGTCTACGTGGTGGAAAGCAAGGAGAGCGGTAACAAGGAGAACGAATTGCACTTCAAGCCGTCGGACAGCGTGCAGCGCAAGAGCTATCGCCTGACCTATGGCGAGACGCTCATCTCCTTCACGCCCACGTTGACCACCGCCAACCAGGTGGAAAAGGTCACCGTGCAGGGCTGGGATCGCCAGCGCAAGCAGCCGATCACCGGCCAGGCCACGCGGCAGGAGCTACAGACCAACGGCGTGGGCCAGAAGGGCCGCCAGAACGCCATCAACAACGCCGTGCAGGGCTACGAGGAAGTCATCACCGACAAGCCCGTGCGCAACAACGCCGAGGCCAAGCAACTGGCCCGCCAGACATTGGAGAACATCGCCAAGGATTTGGTGCGCGGCAGCGGTTCCACCATTGGCCTGCCCCTGTTGCGGGCCGGCACGGTGGTCGAGTTGGGCGGCATGGGCGTGCGCTTCAGCGGGCGCTACTTCGTCACCGGCACGACCCACACCATCGGCGACGGCGGCTACACCACCCAGTTCGAGTGCCGCCGCGAGGAGAAGCAATAG
- a CDS encoding CIS tube protein, giving the protein MALAKITFKIIEKDKAAIDPLRGLPAVLEAAYNPAKYTLNKAAQYAEINIPGLDSPILQYVRGQNEKLSLELFFDTTTHRPDGGLDDDVADVTTLTKPFYQLVKLQPKTHAPPRVQVAWGDGLFMQAVVESVQQEFSLFNAQGVPVRATLTLSLREYLSLEDQLTGVKKESSTFTKRRAFRSTDTLSLIAHEEYNDAAQWKLIAEFNRLDNPRRIAPGTILEIPPLDAGRRA; this is encoded by the coding sequence ATGGCTCTGGCGAAGATCACCTTCAAGATAATCGAAAAGGACAAGGCGGCCATTGACCCGTTGCGCGGGCTGCCGGCGGTACTGGAGGCGGCTTATAACCCGGCCAAGTACACGCTGAACAAGGCCGCCCAGTACGCCGAGATCAACATCCCCGGCCTCGATAGCCCCATCCTGCAATACGTGCGCGGCCAGAACGAAAAGCTGTCGCTGGAGCTGTTCTTCGACACCACCACCCACCGGCCCGACGGCGGCCTGGATGACGACGTGGCAGACGTGACCACGCTGACCAAGCCGTTCTACCAACTGGTGAAGCTCCAGCCCAAGACCCACGCCCCGCCGCGGGTGCAGGTGGCCTGGGGCGACGGCCTGTTCATGCAGGCCGTGGTCGAGAGTGTGCAGCAGGAGTTCAGCCTGTTCAATGCCCAGGGCGTGCCGGTGCGGGCCACGCTGACGCTGTCGTTGCGCGAATATCTGTCGCTGGAAGATCAGCTTACGGGCGTCAAGAAGGAGTCATCGACCTTCACCAAGCGGCGGGCGTTCCGGAGCACCGACACGCTGAGCCTCATCGCCCATGAGGAGTACAACGACGCCGCCCAGTGGAAGCTCATCGCCGAGTTCAACAGGTTGGACAATCCGCGCCGCATCGCGCCGGGGACGATTCTGGAGATTCCGCCCCTCGATGCCGGGAGGCGCGCATGA
- a CDS encoding phage tail protein → MAETGKRQDPFPAFRYEVRIDAIPVGGFSECTGLQLDFEIHDYVEGGVNTHTHKFPTRNKQTNLVLKRGIIDRRLWDWYWAMTRGRVRQRNVTIVLYDHDGVTPVAEWEFERGIPARWIGPQLNATQNSVATETLEIAHHGLRRVR, encoded by the coding sequence ATGGCTGAGACTGGCAAACGGCAGGACCCTTTTCCGGCCTTTCGCTATGAGGTGCGCATTGACGCCATCCCCGTCGGCGGCTTCAGCGAATGCACCGGCCTGCAACTCGATTTCGAGATCCACGACTACGTGGAGGGCGGGGTGAATACCCACACCCACAAGTTCCCCACGCGCAACAAGCAGACCAATCTGGTGCTGAAGCGGGGGATCATCGACCGGCGGCTGTGGGATTGGTATTGGGCCATGACGCGCGGCCGGGTGCGGCAGCGCAACGTCACCATCGTGCTCTATGACCACGACGGCGTGACCCCCGTGGCCGAGTGGGAGTTCGAGCGCGGCATTCCCGCCCGTTGGATTGGCCCGCAACTGAACGCCACCCAGAACAGTGTGGCGACCGAGACGCTGGAGATCGCCCACCACGGGCTGCGGCGGGTGCGCTAG
- a CDS encoding phage tail sheath C-terminal domain-containing protein yields the protein MVANRPPGATLQRVEARGGRFELLRADIAGFVGIAARGPLHRAVRVSGRKQFEAQFGRPIPQAYLGAAVNSFFENGGRDCYVVRVAHPADAAPAAVRVYDGDLPLFTLEATSPGVWGRAIRVLARRAGDGAANLFIQLRDDSRTVEIRRGVPLSDDLDAVNAALDSTLLRAVPVSFDGAAELRLPANADLVDAGLLGGDDGLARLTVGHFTGDAAPPGDLWGLNVLEQVDEVNMLAMPDCVLLARAAPPRRRPARPPDCCAPLDELTVPDAIDTDAQRDYPPPLSEDDVLRAHQALIGQCERLTDRVAILDPYRPDMTPDEIMAWRRQPLYTSSYAALYYPWLRMLTWRGDLRDVPPSGSVAGLYARLPVHQAPANQVVEYIQDVTVAVDDVRHGLLNEASVNVIRAAPGRGLRLMGARTLSDNKLWRFVNVRRLFIYIRESIEINTAWMPFEPNDPRLWLDIGRVIRAFLGELWQRGMLDGATSDDAYEIKCDAEINPPSQTDAGRVLCLIGVQPPFPAEFVRVTFGKTVSGVEFVEASPNG from the coding sequence ATGGTTGCCAATCGCCCCCCCGGCGCCACGTTGCAGCGCGTTGAAGCGCGCGGCGGGCGCTTCGAACTGTTGCGGGCCGACATTGCCGGCTTTGTCGGCATCGCCGCGCGCGGGCCGCTGCACCGGGCGGTGCGCGTCTCCGGCCGCAAGCAGTTCGAGGCGCAGTTTGGGCGGCCCATCCCTCAGGCCTATCTGGGCGCGGCGGTCAACAGCTTCTTCGAGAACGGCGGCCGGGATTGCTACGTGGTGCGCGTGGCCCATCCGGCCGATGCCGCCCCGGCCGCCGTGCGCGTCTACGACGGCGACCTGCCGCTGTTCACGCTGGAAGCCACCAGCCCCGGCGTGTGGGGGCGGGCCATCCGCGTGCTGGCCCGGCGGGCGGGCGACGGCGCGGCCAATCTGTTCATTCAACTGCGCGACGACAGCCGGACGGTGGAAATCCGGCGCGGCGTGCCCCTCAGCGACGACCTGGATGCCGTCAACGCGGCCCTCGATTCGACGCTGCTGCGGGCCGTGCCGGTCAGTTTCGACGGCGCGGCCGAGTTGCGGCTGCCGGCCAACGCCGATCTGGTGGACGCCGGGCTGCTGGGCGGCGATGACGGCCTGGCCCGGCTCACCGTCGGCCACTTCACCGGCGACGCCGCGCCGCCGGGCGACCTGTGGGGGCTGAACGTGCTGGAGCAGGTGGACGAGGTCAACATGCTGGCGATGCCCGATTGCGTGCTGCTGGCCCGCGCCGCGCCGCCGCGCCGTCGCCCCGCCCGCCCGCCTGACTGTTGCGCCCCGCTGGACGAGTTGACCGTGCCCGACGCCATCGACACCGACGCCCAGCGCGACTACCCGCCGCCGCTGAGCGAGGATGACGTGTTGCGGGCGCATCAGGCGCTCATCGGCCAGTGTGAGCGCCTGACCGACCGCGTGGCGATTCTCGATCCTTACCGGCCCGATATGACCCCGGACGAGATCATGGCCTGGCGGCGGCAACCGCTCTACACCAGCAGCTACGCCGCGCTCTATTACCCGTGGCTGCGGATGCTGACCTGGCGCGGCGATCTGCGCGACGTGCCGCCCAGCGGCAGCGTGGCCGGCCTCTATGCCCGCCTGCCCGTCCATCAGGCCCCGGCCAATCAGGTCGTGGAGTACATTCAGGACGTGACCGTGGCCGTCGATGACGTGCGCCACGGCTTGCTGAACGAGGCCAGCGTGAACGTGATTCGGGCCGCCCCGGGGCGCGGCCTGCGCCTCATGGGGGCGCGCACCCTGAGCGACAACAAACTGTGGCGCTTCGTCAATGTGCGCCGCCTGTTCATCTATATCCGCGAGTCGATTGAGATCAACACGGCCTGGATGCCCTTCGAGCCGAACGACCCGCGGCTGTGGCTCGACATCGGCCGCGTCATCCGCGCCTTCCTGGGCGAATTGTGGCAGCGCGGCATGCTCGACGGGGCCACCAGCGACGACGCCTACGAGATCAAGTGCGACGCCGAGATCAATCCGCCGTCGCAGACCGACGCGGGGCGCGTGCTGTGCCTCATCGGCGTGCAGCCCCCCTTCCCGGCCGAATTCGTGCGCGTCACCTTCGGCAAGACGGTCAGTGGGGTCGAATTTGTGGAGGCAAGTCCCAATGGCTGA
- a CDS encoding phage tail protein encodes MAQTGKRDDPFSAFNFLVEIDSVIVAGFSEVGGLDTTTDPIEYRNGNENTTVRKLPGLSKYSNITLKRGYTNSLELWLWRKRVIDGKTLRVSGSIVLLNEARDEALRWNFREGWPTKWTGPAMNAKNNEVAIESLEIAVEHIELEE; translated from the coding sequence ATGGCACAGACAGGTAAACGTGATGATCCTTTTTCGGCGTTCAATTTCCTGGTGGAGATTGACAGCGTCATCGTGGCCGGCTTTTCCGAAGTGGGCGGGCTGGATACGACGACCGATCCGATTGAATACCGCAACGGCAACGAAAACACGACCGTGCGCAAGCTGCCCGGCCTGAGCAAGTATAGCAACATCACCCTGAAGCGCGGCTATACCAACAGTCTGGAGTTGTGGCTGTGGCGCAAGCGGGTCATCGACGGCAAGACGCTGCGAGTCTCCGGCTCCATCGTGTTGCTGAACGAGGCCCGCGACGAGGCGTTGCGCTGGAACTTTCGCGAGGGCTGGCCGACGAAATGGACCGGCCCGGCCATGAATGCCAAGAACAACGAGGTCGCCATCGAATCGCTGGAGATCGCCGTTGAGCACATCGAACTGGAAGAATAA
- a CDS encoding phage tail sheath family protein: MPEYLAPGVYVEEISTGPRPIEGVGTSTAGMVGQTERGPERPTLVTGWLEYQRLFGGYIDSSYLSYAVQGFFENGGQRCVIARVVGQGQDGTATRAGGEVGGLNVSAIGRGAWGNGVRLRVSPSDPTAPDGSPRRFTVTILYYRTAPPDPFIDPLSADRDDLANPNRRDPDLPPEIFTDLTDLDGDSNNAAAIINARSNLVRVGWVDDPGVLAATDGYVVLEGGSDATVGVDDYIGDEDQLGNNEELYGRGRGLRGLELVDDIAILLAPDEARAEFGVNLTNAVIRQCELLKDRFAVVSTLPGAADVTRLRPPADTLYAGFYYPWIKVFNATTNRRVLVPPGGHVAGIMARTDIERGVHKAPANEVVRGALELEFPVTKGKQDLLNPRGVNCIRDFSSDGRGIRLWGARTMSSDPMWKYVNVRRLFIFIEESIEQNTQWVVFEPNSDTTWAAVSRTITNFLIGVWRSGALMGLTAEEAFFVKCDRTTMTQDDIDNGRLICYIGIAPVKPAEFVIFRISQKTAETEA, encoded by the coding sequence ATGCCTGAATATCTTGCGCCAGGCGTATACGTGGAAGAAATCAGCACCGGGCCGCGCCCCATCGAGGGCGTGGGCACGAGCACGGCCGGCATGGTCGGCCAGACCGAGCGCGGCCCCGAACGGCCGACGCTGGTCACCGGCTGGCTGGAGTACCAGCGCCTGTTCGGCGGCTACATCGACAGCTCCTACCTGTCCTACGCCGTGCAGGGCTTCTTCGAGAACGGCGGCCAGCGCTGCGTCATCGCCCGCGTCGTGGGCCAGGGCCAGGACGGCACGGCCACCCGCGCCGGCGGCGAGGTCGGCGGGCTGAACGTCAGCGCCATCGGCCGCGGCGCGTGGGGCAACGGGGTGCGCCTGCGCGTGTCCCCCTCTGACCCCACCGCGCCCGACGGCAGCCCGCGCCGCTTCACCGTCACCATCCTCTATTACCGCACCGCGCCGCCCGATCCGTTTATCGATCCCCTCTCGGCCGACCGCGACGACCTGGCCAACCCCAACCGGCGCGACCCCGACCTGCCGCCCGAAATCTTCACCGACCTGACCGACCTTGACGGCGACAGCAACAACGCCGCGGCCATCATCAACGCCCGCTCCAATCTGGTGCGCGTGGGCTGGGTCGATGACCCCGGTGTCCTGGCGGCGACCGACGGCTACGTGGTGCTGGAGGGCGGCAGCGACGCCACCGTGGGCGTGGATGATTACATCGGCGACGAGGACCAGCTGGGCAACAACGAGGAGCTATACGGCCGCGGCCGGGGCCTGCGCGGGCTGGAGCTGGTGGACGACATCGCCATCCTGCTGGCCCCCGACGAGGCCCGCGCCGAGTTCGGCGTCAATCTGACCAACGCCGTCATCCGCCAGTGTGAGCTGCTGAAGGATCGCTTTGCCGTGGTCTCCACGTTGCCGGGCGCGGCCGACGTCACCCGCCTGCGCCCGCCGGCCGATACGCTCTACGCCGGCTTCTACTACCCGTGGATCAAGGTCTTCAACGCCACCACCAACCGGCGCGTGCTCGTGCCGCCGGGCGGCCACGTGGCCGGCATCATGGCCCGCACCGACATCGAGCGCGGCGTCCACAAGGCCCCGGCCAACGAAGTGGTGCGCGGCGCGCTGGAGCTGGAGTTCCCGGTGACCAAGGGCAAGCAGGACCTGCTGAACCCGCGCGGCGTCAACTGCATCCGCGATTTCAGCAGCGACGGCCGCGGCATTCGCCTGTGGGGCGCGCGCACCATGTCCAGCGACCCGATGTGGAAATACGTCAACGTGCGCCGCCTGTTCATCTTCATCGAGGAATCCATCGAACAGAACACGCAGTGGGTGGTGTTTGAACCCAACTCCGACACCACCTGGGCCGCCGTCAGCCGCACCATCACCAATTTCCTCATCGGCGTCTGGCGCAGCGGGGCGCTGATGGGCCTGACCGCCGAAGAGGCGTTCTTCGTCAAGTGCGACCGCACCACCATGACCCAGGACGACATCGACAACGGCCGGCTCATCTGCTACATCGGCATCGCCCCGGTGAAGCCGGCCGAGTTTGTCATCTTCCGCATCAGCCAGAAGACGGCCGAAACAGAGGCGTAG
- a CDS encoding DUF4255 domain-containing protein, which produces MSAYEVMAATSEALRTILWDSIRLDPVTRAIVNNEATIVFKNPTETMKDNANRLSIWLYHVTENEFNKNRPAVRINDTQSRVPPLAVNLYYLITPFARDGTSDHLLLGKTLEILYDNAIVLLDDGDAIAEELTITLCRLSLEELTRIWDALREPYRLSVCYQVKVARIDSTRANGRARVVRRSHRYGDKGEVEEALA; this is translated from the coding sequence ATGAGCGCCTACGAGGTCATGGCCGCCACCAGCGAGGCGTTGCGCACCATCCTGTGGGATTCCATCCGGCTTGACCCGGTGACGCGGGCCATCGTCAACAACGAGGCGACCATCGTCTTCAAGAACCCCACCGAGACGATGAAGGACAACGCCAACCGCCTGTCCATCTGGCTCTACCACGTGACGGAGAACGAATTCAACAAAAACCGGCCGGCCGTGCGCATTAACGACACCCAGAGCCGCGTGCCGCCGCTGGCCGTCAACCTCTACTATCTCATCACCCCCTTCGCCCGCGACGGCACGTCCGATCACCTGCTGCTGGGCAAGACGCTGGAAATCCTCTACGACAACGCCATCGTCCTGCTCGACGACGGCGACGCCATCGCCGAGGAGCTGACCATCACCCTCTGCCGCCTGTCGCTGGAGGAGCTGACCCGCATCTGGGACGCCCTGCGCGAGCCGTATCGCCTATCGGTCTGCTATCAGGTGAAGGTCGCCCGCATCGATTCGACCCGCGCCAACGGCCGCGCCCGCGTCGTGCGGCGCTCCCATCGCTACGGTGACAAGGGCGAGGTCGAGGAGGCGTTGGCATGA